A genome region from Danio aesculapii chromosome 2, fDanAes4.1, whole genome shotgun sequence includes the following:
- the crsp7 gene encoding mediator of RNA polymerase II transcription subunit 26 produces the protein MTTASATPQQMRDRLLQAIDSHSNICNMVAVLDVITNLEKYPITKEALEETRLGKLINDVRKKTKDEDLAKRAKKLLRNWQKLIEPGQGDTPVRGPPNVPGSANGGAHPCRTDTPPAVPPPSKVAPELKTRNDIHNTYSPKAEKSSSRKRRAEQRDSPHLPAKMTKTSLYEPVYSSSPPSNGIRGTPEPLLEKDDEVPSDRIRLEHLDNDRHNKIPVNAVKPHPSSPGLTKLPSTSSLLKASVLQQARVDSGGQHQPKSPRYSSSPRSATHETMAKRSTTYAPKGTLSSPSLNSAQVPSPLPTLQPLTSPAQVCINDGPSSVGLEDSMHLHRSSDRVSQPPHSTAALEPLSSALLATHGLEGLETKVEREGASSNSEGKKRKKYRPRDYTVNLQGQSSEDRTKPRLKERRLTFDPVTGQIKPLTPKESHQEEECQGQPIPEPSVRTEIPQQKPPTSVPNPFQQTNWKELSRNEIIQSYLNLQSNVLTSSGAQTHGAHFFMTEYLKREEHDVKEPRKMHVLAPGSSTTELPGVSRDVTNEDLLRIHNEHWPGVNGCYDTKGAWFDWTECISLDPHGDESKLNILPYVCLD, from the exons ATGACAACGGCCTCCGCAACCCCGCAGCAGATGAGAGACCGGCTGCTGCAGGCCATCGATAGCCACAGCAAT ATCTGTAACATGGTTGCAGTTCTTGATGTTATCACCAATTTGGAGAAGTACCCTATCACCAAAGAAGCACTTGAG GAAACCCGCTTGGGAAAGCTAATCAATGATGTGAGAAAGAAAACAAAGGATGAGGACCTTGCCAAACGTGCCAAGAAACTCCTTCGGAACTGGCAGAAGTTGATCGAGCCTGGCCAAGGTGACACTCCGGTGAGAGGACCACCAAATGTCCCGGGATCTGCCAATGGTGGTGCTCACCCCTGTCGGACAGACACTCCTCCGGCAGTCCCCCCTCCAAGCAAGGTTGCTCCCGAGCTTAAAACCAGGAATGACATCCACAACACATACTCTCCGAAGGCGGAGAAATCCAGCAGCCGAAAGCGGCGGGCGGAGCAAAGGGATAGTCCGCATCTGCCGGCTAAAATGACAAAAACTTCCCTTTACGAGCCGGTGTATTCTTCTTCTCCGCCATCAAATGGAATTAGGGGGACCCCCGAGCCGCTCCTAGAGAAAGATGATGAGGTACCGTCTGACAGAATTCGCCTGGAGCATCTTGATAATGACAGGCACAACAAAATCCCCGTCAACGCTGTCAAGCCTCATCCAAGCTCTCCAGGACTTACCAAACTACCTAGCACTTCCTCCTTACTCAAAGCGTCAGTGTTACAGCAGGCGAGAGTGGACAGTGGTGGGCAGCATCAACCCAAAAGCCCTCGGTACTCCTCAAGTCCGCGCAGCGCAACACATGAGACGATGGCCAAGAGGTCTACGACATATGCACCAAAAGGGACTCTCTCGAGCCCATCTTTGAATTCTGCCCAAGTGCCCTCTCCTTTGCCCACACTGCAGCCTTTAACGTCGCCGGCACAAGTGTGCATCAATGACGGACCATCATCTGTGGGGCTGGAAGACTCGATGCACTTGCACAGATCATCAGATAGAGTCTCTCAGCCCCCACACAGCACTGCAGCACTGGAGCCGCTCTCTAGTGCCCTGCTCGCCACACACGGCCTGGAGGGTCTGGAGACCAAGGTTGAGCGGGAGGGAGCGTCCTCCAACTCGGAGGGCAAAAAGAGGAAGAAATACAGACCCAGAGACTATACTGTAAATCTTCAAGGGCAGTCCTCCGAGGACAGGACCAAACCACGGTTAAAAGAGCGTAGGTTAACATTCGACCCGGTGACCGGACAGATTAAGCCCCTCACTCCGAAAGAATCCCACCAAGAGGAAGAGTGCCAAGGACAGCCAATCCCAGAGCCATCAGTGAGGACTGAGATACCGCAGCAAAAGCCACCTACGTCGGTCCCCAACCCCTTTCAACAGACGAACTGGAAAGAGTTGTCCAGAAATGAAATCATTCAATCGTACCTTAACCTTCAGAGCAATGTTCTTACGTCCTCTGGAGCACAGACCCACGGGGCACACTTTTTCATGACTGAATATTTGAAACGAGAGGAACACGATGTCAAAGAGCCCCGGAAAATGCACGTTTTGGCCCCGGGCAGCTCCACAACAGAATTGCCCGGGGTGTCTCGGGACGTAACGAATGAGGACCTTCTCAGAATACACAATGAACACTGGCCGGGTGTGAACGGCTGTTATGACACCAAGGGAGCCTGGTTTGATTGGACAGAGTGCATATCGTTGGATCCTCACGGTGATGAGAGCAAGTTGAACATCCTGCCATATGTTTGCCTAGACTGA